A stretch of Bombus huntii isolate Logan2020A chromosome 7, iyBomHunt1.1, whole genome shotgun sequence DNA encodes these proteins:
- the LOC126867970 gene encoding sialin isoform X2, giving the protein MLSFSGFTVSFMMRNDINIAMVAMVKPPSTTSDTNVTVTSQYCYVTPSTSFTNNSTPIRLEDQGEFDWSPTIQSAISSSFYWCYILSQVVGGVLTQYFGTKTVFGGSQLITAICSLLMPSAAEIHYGVMIALRSIQGIASGLTWPAMYAIVGHWIPPVERSRFMSSFQGFSFGIGITYPLCGFIIAHFGWRAVFYTTGTIGTVWCLFWYFFAFDTPAAHPRISQQELRYIQGSVVNQVHASESMPVPWSFILRSWPAWSIGITTFGRIWVHYIFIISGPMYMKTVLGFSIQANGVLSGLPFICSYFSSVAFCYIADVLMTRQILSLTNVRKVFTAFSQVIPGIMLVLIGYLGCNIVLVLVVWFIAVTLITAAYAGAMANIVDIAPNFAGPVLAFAQTIHMTASFLSPIVAGLLTEKSQTLDAWRQVFGVTACVACGTYIVYQIFGTGDIQAWNYPDQKYPQSIQEDSQPLNESPEKNGKIVKSRSNTSEEA; this is encoded by the exons ATGCTGTCGTTCTCGGGATTCACGGTCTCGTTCATGATGAGGAACGATATCAACATCGCCATGGTGGCGATGGTGAAACCACCATCCACGACATCGGATACCAATGTTACGGTGACGTCCCAGTATTGTTACGTAACGCCGAGCACATCGTTCACCAACAACAGCACACCGATCAGACTTGAG GATCAAGGGGAATTTGATTGGAGTCCAACCATACAGTCAGCCATTAGTAGCTCATTCTACTGGTGTTATATCCTGTCACAAGTAGTCGGTGGCGTGTTGACGCAGTACTTTGGCACGAAGACAGTTTTTGGTGGTTCGCAGCTGATCACGGCGATCTGTAGTTTACTGATGCCCTCTGCAGCGGAAATTCATTATGGGGTTATGATCGCGCTGCGTAGTATACAGGGCATTGCTAGT GGACTCACGTGGCCTGCGATGTACGCCATCGTCGGACACTGGATTCCTCCAGTGGAACGGTCGCGTTTCATGTCTTCCTTCCAAG GGTTCAGCTTCGGCATTGGGATAACCTATCCACTGTGCGGATTCATCATCGCGCATTTTGGATGGAGAGCGGTCTTCTATACGACCGGCACCATCGGTACCGTCTGGTGCCTTTTCTGGTACTTCTTCGCCTTCGATACGCCAGCTGCGCATCCCAGAATATCTCAGCAGGAGCTACGATACATACAAGGCAGCGTAGTAAATCAAGTTCACGCAAGCGAG aGCATGCCGGTTCCGTGGAGTTTCATTCTCAGATCCTGGCCAGCATGGTCTATTGGGATTACCACATTCGGAAGGATATGGGTGCATTACATCTTCATTATATCTGGACCAATGTACATGAAGACAGTCCTAGGATTCAGCATCCAAGCG AATGGAGTGCTGTCTGGTTTACCGTTTATCTGTAGCTACTTCAGCTCTGTTGCCTTCTGTTATATAGCTGACGTTCTCATGACGCGACAGATTTTGTCGTTGACGAATGTCAGGAAAGTTTTTACCGCCTTTT CGCAAGTAATTCCCGGAATAATGTTAGTGTTGATCGGCTACCTGGGCTGCAACATTGTTCTCGTTTTAGTGGTGTGGTTCATAGCTGTTACTCTGATCACTGCTGCTTACGCAGGGGCGATGGCCAACATCGTCGATATCGCACCAAATTTTGCTG GTCCAGTATTAGCATTTGCACAGACAATTCACATGACCGCCAGTTTTTTATCTCCGATCGTGGCTGGTCTTCTCACAGAAAAAAGC CAAACTCTCGACGCTTGGAGGCAAGTGTTTGGGGTAACTGCATGCGTCGCATGTGGCACTTATATCGTATACCAGATTTTCGGTACGGGTGACATCCAAGCATGGAACTATCCCGACCAAAAGTATCCACAATCCATTCAAGAGGATTCTCAGCCTTTAAACGAATCACCGGAAAAGAACGGGAAAATTGTCAAATCCCGATCAAATACTTCTGAGGAAGCGTAA
- the LOC126867971 gene encoding uncharacterized protein LOC126867971 — MRIWVLFTILLIVTVLVSDALAKKPGKEVESKKGHERKKKDVAYSKEGKWKDGEGKNLQPRKRKNSASEEKNAESYSENVVENEESEKGHKSKNKKLKGKENADPRTNSKHESKKKTKYSGESQEVHQKDSKRLKDKKLKDKKVEEQNNLKNEKKSKRKVESENLDKSEKVTKEGKKKKVQKKEKQTKMEEIEEAPLEVEEEETKAKSVSKKDKKKAEKNKREKNRKKREIQNDEELDTETLPVVEEDPKIEEANGKTKSCSVAELEEAEDNDTNENCADECNEA, encoded by the exons ATGCG GATCTGggtactatttactattttgtTGATTGTCACGGTGCTCGTCTCCGATGCGTTGGCGAAGAAGCCTGGCAAGGAAGTGGAGTCGAAGAAAGGacacgaaaggaaaaagaaggatGTAGCGTATTCGAA GGAAGGAAAATGGAAGGATGGAGAGGGCAAGAACTTACAGccgaggaagaggaagaacaGCGCGTCGGAGGAAAAGAACGCGGAGAGCTACTCTGAAAACGTTGTTGAAAATGAGGAATCAGAAAAGGGACACAAGTCAAAGAATAAGAAActgaaagggaaagaaaacgCCGACCCTCGAACCAATTCGAAGCACGAGTCTAAGAAGAAAACTAAATATTCTGGTGAGTCTCAAGAAGTGCACCAGAAAGATTCCAAGAGGTTGAAAGATAAGAaattgaaagataaaaaagtgGAAGAACAAAACAacttgaaaaatgaaaagaagtCAAAGCGGAAAGTGGAAAGTGAAAATCTGGACAAGTCCGAGAAGGTAACGAAGGAAGGTAAGAAGAAGAAGGTccagaagaaagaaaaacaaacgaAGATGGAGGAAATAGAGGAAGCACCGTTGGAAGTGGAAGAAGAGGAGACTAAAGCGAAGTCGGTGTCGAAAAAAGACAAGAAGAAAGCTGAGAAGAACAAACGCGAAAAGAACAGGAAGAAGCGAGAGATACAAAATGACGAAGAACTAGATACGGAAACTCTGCCAGTTGTGGAAGAAGATCCGAAGATAGAGGAAGCGAACGGAAAGACGAAAAGCTGTTCGGTGGCGGAACTTGAAGAAGCGGAGGACAATGATACGAACGAGAATTGCGCGGATGAATGCAACGAAGCGTGA
- the LOC126867969 gene encoding uncharacterized protein LOC126867969: MSQSNNFAHPRKKPAKCSPTTTSHHKLKRIPSTATYIVDDDECIDRLQSASLENASILASRDRQKDINHINRRIDRTTSNTAFSGRKFWNCHARPTNIYVPENSVIQEESEFIDTLTKQLYKVENQVQKVQSNLKRSEEQIKLKDQEISRLKRKVKEWETKSKNQETLRKKEQQQRRVQADHSEYLYRRCLMLEQRIYEMEKFLADYGLVWVGNTNGSKHPETIANNTIETCYEQIIANIDQLNLAAGKGEVHVQHNERGNGATFKTASCMSLKFYKNGMIVQDGPLRSYNDPTAISFLRDILDGYFPSELQETYPEGVPFKVEDQRNQVFLNSDFPGQGYRLGKELADNTSMSSRPSTRRFPNNQKSARRGTFTREKDSLYNFDLFRELTPATARSMKPKTPSEAPPLEMYVLRSQILASHNNICSDTHLQSHINAELGLGEKKSTRREKRDTSKNGDFDTSAREIPLKSKGIMRFPSSGRCYHSSTDRASKLSPNRLDNADEILRQRSRSASLPNSRFSITSRSVPKVNADTSQFSLSQVHQQSTARKNQRAPRSAAPVRKNAGRNAPPILHQINEPSGKPGEFRLKVRSLNGGTVYLVHVSADEPIARLYQLLDRTMARTVPRGYKIVLSGYSPRRLDHLGTTLREIGITRDSVLHLVND, encoded by the exons ATGAGCCAATCGAACAATTTCGCCCATCCACGAAAAAAACCTGCAAAGTGCTCTCCGACTACTACTTCGCATCACAA GCTAAAACGAATTCCCTCGACCGCAACTTACATAGTCGACGACGATGAATGTATAGATCGACTGCAGAGTGCGTCGTTAGAAAACGCAAGTATCCTGGCGTCTAGGGATCGTCAGAAAGACATTAATCATATCAACAGAAGAATCGATAGAACG ACCTCCAACACAGCATTCAGTGGCAGAAAATTTTGGAATTGTCACGCTAGACCAACGAACATCTACGTACCGGAAAACTCCGTAATTCAAGAAG AGAGCGAATTCATCGATACATTAACGAAGCAGTTATACAAGGTCGAAAATCAGGTGCAGAAGGTGCAGTCTAACTTAAAGAGAAGCGAAGAGCAAATAAAGTTAAAGGACCAGGAAATTTCCCGATTGAAACGGAAG GTCAAGGAGTGGGAGACAAAGAGCAAGAATCAAGAAACACTACGAAAGAAGGAACAGCAGCAGCGGCGCGTGCAAGCCGATCATTCGGAATATCTCTACAGAAGATGTTTAATGCTCGAACAAAGAATTTACGAGATGGAG AAATTCTTGGCCGATTATGGTCTGGTCTGGGTCGGCAATACAAACGGTTCGAAGCATCCTGAAACGATAGCCAA CAACACCATCGAGACTTGTTACGAGCAGATTATCGCGAATATTGACCAGCTGAACCTGGCCGCTGGGAAGGGTGAAGTTCACGTGCAGCATAACGAAAGAGGAAACGGGGCCACCTTcaaa accGCATCTTGCATGTCAttaaaattctacaaaaatgGAATGATAGTTCAAGATGGCCCATTACGATCCTACAACGATCCAACCGCGATATCGTTTCTACGAGATATCTTGGACGGCTATTTCCCTTCTGAGTTGCAAGAAACTTATCCAGAGGGTGTACCATTCAAg GTAGAGGATCAGAGAAATCAAGTATTCTTGAACTCCGATTTTCCTGGCCAAGGTTATCGATTGGGAAAAGAATTGGCTGATAATACATCGATGTCGTCTAGACCTTCCACTCGTAGATTTCCTAATAATCAGAAGTCGGCTCGTCGTGGTACCTTTACGAGAGAGAAGGATAGTCTATATAATTTTGATCTTTTTAGGGAACTGACGCCTGCCACAGCAAG ATCCATGAAACCAAAAACTCCCTCAGAAGCTCCTCCCTTAGAGATGTATGTTCTTCGTTCCCAAATATTGGCATCTCACAACAATATTTGCTCCGACACTCATTTACAGTCGCACATTAACGCGGAGCTCGGTTTGGGCGAAAAGAAATCGACTCGAAgagaaaaa CGTGACACGTCTAAAAATGGAGACTTCGATACCTCGGCTCGGGAGATCCCTTTAAAATCCAAAGGTATTATGAGATTTCCAAGCTCTGGTAGATGTTATCACAGTTCCACCGATAGAGCGTCTAAATTATCGCcaaa TCGATTGGATAACGCGGATGAGATTCTCAGGCAACGATCAAGATCCGCCAGCCTACCAAACTCCCGATTTTCCATTACGTCAAGGTCAGTACCGAAGGTGAACGCCGATACTTCGCAATTTTCGCTTTCTCAAGTGCATCAGCAAAGTACGGCTAGAAAAAATCAACGTGCTCCAAGGTCTGCTGCACCAGTTAGGAAGAATGCAGGAAGGAATGCA CCTCCTATTCTGCATCAGATCAATGAACCGTCTGGAAAACCAGGCGAATTCCGATTGAAAGTCAGGTCTTTGAACGGCGGTACTGTTTATCTGGTACACGTGTCTGCCGACGAACCGATAGCTCGACTTTATCAATTGTTAGATAGAACCATGGCAAGAACTGTCCCTCGAGGATATAAAATTGTTCTCAGCGG TTATTCACCGAGAAGATTGGATCATCTAGGGACAACTTTAAGGGAAATCGGCATCACTAGAGACAGCGTTTTGCATTTAGTGAACGATTGA
- the LOC126867970 gene encoding sialin isoform X1: protein MEQLSTGIKMEDSQRYEDHTIYKTRSPCSLRKLRDLVPARVVLYMLSFSGFTVSFMMRNDINIAMVAMVKPPSTTSDTNVTVTSQYCYVTPSTSFTNNSTPIRLEDQGEFDWSPTIQSAISSSFYWCYILSQVVGGVLTQYFGTKTVFGGSQLITAICSLLMPSAAEIHYGVMIALRSIQGIASGLTWPAMYAIVGHWIPPVERSRFMSSFQGFSFGIGITYPLCGFIIAHFGWRAVFYTTGTIGTVWCLFWYFFAFDTPAAHPRISQQELRYIQGSVVNQVHASESMPVPWSFILRSWPAWSIGITTFGRIWVHYIFIISGPMYMKTVLGFSIQANGVLSGLPFICSYFSSVAFCYIADVLMTRQILSLTNVRKVFTAFSQVIPGIMLVLIGYLGCNIVLVLVVWFIAVTLITAAYAGAMANIVDIAPNFAGPVLAFAQTIHMTASFLSPIVAGLLTEKSQTLDAWRQVFGVTACVACGTYIVYQIFGTGDIQAWNYPDQKYPQSIQEDSQPLNESPEKNGKIVKSRSNTSEEA, encoded by the exons ATGGAACAGCTATCAACCGGCATAAAGATGGAAGACTCACAAAG ATACGAAGATCATACCATATATAAGACACGATCACCCTGCAGCCTGCGAAAACTGAGAG ACCTGGTGCCGGCACGGGTGGTGCTCTATATGCTGTCGTTCTCGGGATTCACGGTCTCGTTCATGATGAGGAACGATATCAACATCGCCATGGTGGCGATGGTGAAACCACCATCCACGACATCGGATACCAATGTTACGGTGACGTCCCAGTATTGTTACGTAACGCCGAGCACATCGTTCACCAACAACAGCACACCGATCAGACTTGAG GATCAAGGGGAATTTGATTGGAGTCCAACCATACAGTCAGCCATTAGTAGCTCATTCTACTGGTGTTATATCCTGTCACAAGTAGTCGGTGGCGTGTTGACGCAGTACTTTGGCACGAAGACAGTTTTTGGTGGTTCGCAGCTGATCACGGCGATCTGTAGTTTACTGATGCCCTCTGCAGCGGAAATTCATTATGGGGTTATGATCGCGCTGCGTAGTATACAGGGCATTGCTAGT GGACTCACGTGGCCTGCGATGTACGCCATCGTCGGACACTGGATTCCTCCAGTGGAACGGTCGCGTTTCATGTCTTCCTTCCAAG GGTTCAGCTTCGGCATTGGGATAACCTATCCACTGTGCGGATTCATCATCGCGCATTTTGGATGGAGAGCGGTCTTCTATACGACCGGCACCATCGGTACCGTCTGGTGCCTTTTCTGGTACTTCTTCGCCTTCGATACGCCAGCTGCGCATCCCAGAATATCTCAGCAGGAGCTACGATACATACAAGGCAGCGTAGTAAATCAAGTTCACGCAAGCGAG aGCATGCCGGTTCCGTGGAGTTTCATTCTCAGATCCTGGCCAGCATGGTCTATTGGGATTACCACATTCGGAAGGATATGGGTGCATTACATCTTCATTATATCTGGACCAATGTACATGAAGACAGTCCTAGGATTCAGCATCCAAGCG AATGGAGTGCTGTCTGGTTTACCGTTTATCTGTAGCTACTTCAGCTCTGTTGCCTTCTGTTATATAGCTGACGTTCTCATGACGCGACAGATTTTGTCGTTGACGAATGTCAGGAAAGTTTTTACCGCCTTTT CGCAAGTAATTCCCGGAATAATGTTAGTGTTGATCGGCTACCTGGGCTGCAACATTGTTCTCGTTTTAGTGGTGTGGTTCATAGCTGTTACTCTGATCACTGCTGCTTACGCAGGGGCGATGGCCAACATCGTCGATATCGCACCAAATTTTGCTG GTCCAGTATTAGCATTTGCACAGACAATTCACATGACCGCCAGTTTTTTATCTCCGATCGTGGCTGGTCTTCTCACAGAAAAAAGC CAAACTCTCGACGCTTGGAGGCAAGTGTTTGGGGTAACTGCATGCGTCGCATGTGGCACTTATATCGTATACCAGATTTTCGGTACGGGTGACATCCAAGCATGGAACTATCCCGACCAAAAGTATCCACAATCCATTCAAGAGGATTCTCAGCCTTTAAACGAATCACCGGAAAAGAACGGGAAAATTGTCAAATCCCGATCAAATACTTCTGAGGAAGCGTAA